In the Pseudoalteromonas tunicata genome, one interval contains:
- a CDS encoding glutamate-5-semialdehyde dehydrogenase — MNLIKNLSQQASQAARTLLTLKEESKNTILRTMAASLREHCAPILAANHLDLNQARADNLPDAMLDRLMLNEERIEAMATGIETIATLPDPVGKLRDLGTQPNGLKISKMRMPLGVICMIFEARPNVTADAAALCFKSGNAVILRGGKEALNSSKAIAEVLQAVLRSFELPEALITVVPTAERALLMDLMQQRDHIDVIIPRGGEGLINFVTDNSKIPVIQHFKGVCHLYIDKEADLEKALNLLLNGKTQRTGVCNALEGLIVHRDIMAQFLPLVSYALKIHKVKVNACKTAFAFFEDATLLADDQFGEEYLSLEIAIKVVDNMSQALDHIHQFGSHHTEVICTEDRMRAALFQRLVDASVVMINASSRFSDGGELGLGAEIGIATTKLHAYGPMGLESLTTEKYLVSGDGQIRA, encoded by the coding sequence ATGAATCTTATCAAAAACTTATCGCAACAAGCGTCTCAAGCAGCTCGTACGTTATTAACCTTAAAAGAAGAAAGCAAAAATACTATTTTACGCACTATGGCTGCGAGTTTACGAGAGCATTGCGCGCCTATCTTGGCAGCCAATCATTTAGATTTAAACCAAGCAAGAGCCGATAATTTACCTGATGCGATGCTCGACCGCTTAATGCTCAACGAAGAACGCATTGAAGCCATGGCAACAGGCATTGAAACGATTGCCACCCTACCCGATCCAGTAGGTAAATTACGTGATTTAGGCACACAACCTAATGGCTTAAAAATCAGTAAAATGCGCATGCCACTTGGGGTTATTTGCATGATTTTTGAGGCTCGTCCAAATGTCACAGCCGACGCAGCAGCACTGTGTTTTAAATCCGGCAATGCCGTTATTTTACGTGGCGGTAAAGAAGCACTTAATTCAAGTAAAGCGATTGCTGAGGTATTACAGGCTGTACTGCGCTCATTTGAATTGCCCGAAGCGCTAATCACCGTAGTGCCTACAGCAGAGCGTGCATTACTAATGGATTTAATGCAGCAGCGAGATCACATTGACGTGATCATTCCTCGCGGCGGTGAAGGCTTAATTAACTTTGTGACTGATAACAGTAAAATACCCGTTATTCAGCACTTTAAAGGTGTTTGCCATTTATACATTGATAAAGAAGCTGATCTTGAAAAAGCACTTAATCTTCTTCTTAACGGCAAAACCCAACGCACCGGCGTCTGCAACGCCCTTGAAGGTCTGATTGTGCATCGCGATATTATGGCGCAATTTTTACCGTTAGTGTCATATGCGCTCAAAATACATAAGGTTAAAGTGAATGCCTGTAAAACCGCGTTTGCCTTTTTTGAAGACGCAACCTTACTTGCAGATGACCAGTTTGGTGAAGAATATTTAAGCCTTGAGATTGCAATCAAAGTGGTCGACAACATGTCACAAGCCTTAGATCATATTCATCAATTTGGCAGCCATCATACTGAAGTAATTTGTACTGAAGACCGAATGCGCGCTGCGTTATTTCAACGTTTAGTTGATGCTTCTGTGGTCATGATCAACGCTTCATCACGATTTTCTGATGGCGGTGAACTGGGTTTAGGGGCTGAGATAGGCATTGCCACGACAAAACTTCATGCGTATGGCCCTATGGGTCTTGAATCGCTCACCACCGAAAAATATTTAGTCTCTGGTGATGGCCAAATTCGCGCTTAA
- the proB gene encoding glutamate 5-kinase, with translation MSITQKQRLVIKVGSALIAPTACGCSEKYLKNIADFIHRIRQQGQQVVLVSSGSVAAGRYLFNNQQPNLALKKAMAAAGQTEMMAMWDKLLGLPVAQILLTHADLCNRERYISVKDTIESLLDNGIMPIVNENDTVTSEELKVGDNDNLAAMTAAAVDADALLICTDVDGLYDKNPHKFSDAQLLKDVTRITPDIFAMAGGAISATGTGGMQTKIEAAQKATAQGIDTYIINGFKAQSFHYLLEGQNPGTHFVACESPLSPSQHWMTHTTKECGEVIIDEHKDHFAQNSPVITSDDIVEVKGEFSVGDTILLRSCDGTRMAKATANYSSCLLNYVKQQPSIPELVGSLHPQHNSIISKKHFALLENV, from the coding sequence ATGTCAATTACACAAAAACAACGTTTAGTCATTAAAGTCGGCAGCGCTCTTATTGCACCCACCGCCTGTGGTTGCAGTGAAAAATACCTTAAAAACATTGCTGATTTTATTCATCGCATTCGCCAACAAGGTCAGCAGGTCGTTTTAGTATCATCAGGCTCAGTCGCTGCAGGACGTTATTTATTTAACAATCAACAACCGAATTTGGCACTTAAAAAAGCAATGGCTGCTGCGGGCCAAACTGAAATGATGGCAATGTGGGATAAGCTATTGGGTTTACCGGTGGCGCAAATTTTATTGACCCATGCTGATTTATGTAATCGTGAACGTTATATCAGCGTAAAAGATACCATCGAATCTTTACTCGACAACGGCATTATGCCGATAGTAAACGAAAACGATACCGTGACATCAGAAGAACTTAAAGTAGGTGACAACGACAACTTAGCTGCAATGACAGCAGCGGCGGTTGATGCAGATGCCTTATTAATTTGCACTGATGTTGATGGTCTCTATGATAAAAACCCGCATAAGTTTAGTGACGCACAATTACTTAAAGATGTAACGCGCATCACGCCTGACATTTTTGCGATGGCGGGTGGAGCCATTAGTGCAACCGGCACCGGTGGTATGCAAACTAAAATTGAAGCTGCCCAAAAGGCAACCGCACAAGGTATCGATACCTATATTATTAATGGCTTCAAAGCCCAATCTTTTCATTATTTACTTGAGGGCCAAAATCCAGGTACTCATTTTGTCGCCTGCGAAAGCCCACTCTCACCGAGTCAACATTGGATGACACACACCACAAAAGAATGTGGTGAAGTGATTATCGATGAACATAAAGACCATTTTGCACAAAACAGCCCAGTTATTACCAGTGATGACATTGTTGAGGTCAAAGGTGAGTTTTCGGTTGGTGATACCATTTTACTTAGAAGTTGTGATGGCACGCGCATGGCCAAAGCCACTGCCAATTACAGCAGTTGCTTACTCAATTATGTTAAACAGCAACCCAGCATCCCGGAACTCGTGGGCTCATTGCATCCACAACATAATTCAATTATTTCTAAAAAACATTTTGCCCTATTGGAGAACGTATGA
- a CDS encoding MarR family winged helix-turn-helix transcriptional regulator, producing the protein MKKYQELLVSIRQVIRAIDLYSKKLSKETGLTSPQLLVLQAISQQDGVMVKEIAEQINLSSATITSILDRLEIRELVIRERSTTDKRRVGISLTDKGFDIIKDSPTPLQEHFIARFESMQEWEQSQMLATMQRIVSMMDAEDLDASPLLEVGQIQKTAPIENN; encoded by the coding sequence ATGAAAAAGTATCAAGAGCTTTTGGTATCGATAAGGCAAGTGATCCGTGCAATCGATTTATATTCAAAAAAACTAAGCAAAGAGACGGGCCTCACCAGCCCTCAGCTGTTGGTATTGCAAGCTATTTCACAGCAAGACGGTGTGATGGTAAAAGAAATTGCCGAACAAATTAATTTAAGTTCAGCCACCATTACCAGTATTTTAGATCGCCTCGAAATAAGAGAATTAGTAATAAGAGAGCGCTCAACCACAGATAAACGCAGAGTCGGTATTTCGCTGACAGATAAAGGGTTTGATATTATTAAAGACTCTCCTACACCGTTGCAAGAGCACTTCATTGCCCGCTTTGAATCGATGCAAGAGTGGGAGCAATCACAAATGCTCGCTACTATGCAGCGCATTGTAAGCATGATGGACGCAGAAGATCTTGATGCCTCACCTCTGCTCGAAGTGGGGCAAATACAAAAAACAGCTCCTATAGAAAATAATTAG
- a CDS encoding CIA30 family protein produces MTKQQRSLCSALLLAAAPSYGIDLAKLEWSVVNDTVMGGRSGSTIRLVDNIVTFSGELTLANNGGFASVRAPYSMSNSAPNKLYLSVMGDGKLYQLRLRVDQYLDGPAFVYQFQTKANQQQTFTLSPHDFSLQYRGRMIESRYQLQFSDVRALGFLISAKQAGEFKLAIHELLMMNAT; encoded by the coding sequence ATGACTAAGCAACAACGTTCACTGTGCAGCGCATTGTTATTGGCTGCTGCACCATCCTATGGGATTGATTTAGCAAAGCTTGAATGGAGCGTAGTTAACGATACTGTGATGGGCGGACGTTCAGGTAGCACAATACGTTTAGTTGATAACATTGTAACCTTTAGTGGTGAGCTGACTTTAGCTAATAATGGTGGTTTTGCTTCGGTGCGAGCGCCATATTCGATGAGCAATAGCGCTCCTAATAAACTATATTTATCGGTTATGGGCGATGGCAAGTTGTATCAATTGCGTTTGCGAGTTGACCAGTATCTTGACGGGCCAGCATTTGTATATCAGTTTCAAACAAAAGCCAATCAGCAACAAACCTTCACCCTTTCGCCGCACGATTTTAGCTTACAATATCGTGGCCGTATGATTGAATCGCGCTACCAATTACAGTTTTCGGATGTACGGGCGCTGGGCTTTTTAATTAGCGCCAAACAAGCGGGTGAATTTAAATTGGCAATTCATGAACTTTTAATGATGAACGCAACGTAA